In a single window of the Bacillus mycoides genome:
- a CDS encoding helix-turn-helix domain-containing protein, with product METNGFHDIFHKYFYGLQVVEERHMNVPKTIGMGEIRRCTSFSGMEIVLSNYQFHNNHRIQFASDAAMVELNFCLQGFGGVQVGHSSYELMTGNSYLYFMNDFDVVFEYEKETPLYSLAIGIPVQLFNHFMMNNAIEKSLDFHSILGNQSFKKFQNPIDSITSNLIKRMIEHPQKDRISQLELESKALELLSIHLGRVLLNDCDANKRSQLSKQDLNKIKQAEEILLQRMESPPSLLELAKIVELNDYKLKIGFKELFGMSTFAYLREKRMEHAIDLLRSGNSNVTETAFAVGYNNVSHFSELFRKKYGMNPSEFLRIY from the coding sequence ATGGAGACTAACGGTTTTCATGATATTTTTCATAAATATTTTTATGGTTTACAAGTTGTAGAGGAAAGACATATGAATGTTCCAAAAACAATAGGTATGGGTGAAATACGAAGATGTACTTCATTTTCAGGTATGGAAATTGTGTTATCAAATTATCAATTTCATAATAACCATCGCATCCAGTTTGCATCTGATGCAGCAATGGTGGAGCTTAATTTTTGTTTACAAGGGTTCGGAGGAGTGCAAGTTGGTCATTCTTCGTATGAATTAATGACTGGAAATAGCTATTTATATTTTATGAATGATTTTGATGTAGTATTTGAATATGAAAAAGAAACGCCTCTATATTCATTAGCGATTGGGATTCCTGTACAATTGTTTAATCATTTCATGATGAATAATGCTATTGAAAAAAGTCTTGATTTTCATTCTATATTAGGAAATCAATCTTTTAAAAAGTTTCAAAATCCAATTGATTCTATAACATCTAATCTTATTAAGAGAATGATAGAGCATCCCCAAAAGGATCGTATTAGTCAACTAGAATTAGAAAGTAAAGCGCTCGAATTGCTTTCTATACATTTGGGGAGAGTGTTGCTTAATGATTGTGACGCAAATAAAAGGAGTCAATTATCAAAACAGGATTTGAATAAAATAAAACAGGCTGAAGAAATTTTACTTCAACGAATGGAATCACCCCCATCATTATTAGAATTAGCTAAAATAGTAGAGTTAAATGATTATAAATTAAAAATTGGGTTTAAAGAATTATTTGGGATGTCCACATTTGCATATTTACGAGAAAAGCGTATGGAGCATGCGATAGATTTACTGCGTTCGGGAAATAGTAATGTGACCGAAACGGCATTTGCAGTTGGATACAATAATGTCAGTCATTTTTCAGAGTTATTTCGTAAAAAGTATGGAATGAATCCATCAGAATTTTTACGTATTTATTAA
- a CDS encoding MFS transporter — protein MKERNESHFWIFVLTGMFLIITTTGFARMAYGIILPFMQEGLHLSTAQAGMLGTILFLGYLLTVGTSGILTIRFGAKSVLLIGSWLVVISLIGLAFVSSFWIASICMLCAGAGSALVYTPLMSITVGWFPEKRGTAMGLLLSGAGIGMLFSGIIVPYIVRAFPEYSWRGSWLLFGVITCIVVFVASIVLKNPEVTEDEGERNNKSFLWKTKELYIIAWMYFIVGVVYLIPNLYQTSFMINNGIAASISGTVYAIAGMFSIVGAPVWGLISDRVGIKKTLCIALLLAVIGDMIPIIFGHTIGFIMSAIIWGSSLGGILLLIQVAASKQVSPKYVSMAISFISVFYAVGQMIGPGLAGWIIGESGYTTAYGLGAFGFFMCICLGLRLKRGDLANSAYIEK, from the coding sequence ATGAAAGAACGGAATGAAAGTCATTTTTGGATATTTGTATTAACAGGAATGTTTCTTATTATAACAACGACGGGTTTTGCACGTATGGCATATGGAATTATATTGCCGTTTATGCAAGAAGGACTCCATTTATCTACAGCTCAAGCAGGTATGTTAGGAACCATACTCTTTTTAGGGTATTTATTAACAGTCGGAACATCTGGAATACTTACTATCCGTTTTGGAGCAAAATCAGTTTTATTAATAGGGAGTTGGCTCGTCGTTATAAGTTTAATAGGATTAGCATTTGTCTCCTCATTTTGGATAGCCTCTATTTGTATGTTATGTGCTGGAGCTGGTAGTGCCCTTGTATATACACCACTCATGTCAATAACAGTAGGATGGTTTCCAGAAAAAAGAGGAACTGCAATGGGGCTATTATTAAGCGGTGCTGGTATAGGCATGCTATTTAGTGGAATAATTGTTCCTTATATAGTACGTGCATTTCCAGAGTATAGTTGGCGTGGTTCATGGCTTTTGTTTGGAGTTATTACATGTATTGTTGTATTCGTTGCCTCAATTGTTTTGAAAAATCCAGAAGTTACTGAAGATGAGGGGGAAAGGAATAATAAGTCGTTTTTATGGAAAACGAAAGAGCTATACATCATTGCATGGATGTATTTTATTGTGGGCGTTGTTTATTTAATTCCAAATTTATATCAAACTAGTTTTATGATTAATAATGGTATTGCGGCATCAATTTCGGGAACTGTTTATGCGATTGCAGGAATGTTTTCAATCGTAGGAGCTCCTGTCTGGGGATTGATTTCGGATCGGGTTGGTATAAAGAAGACGTTATGTATTGCACTTTTATTAGCTGTAATAGGTGATATGATTCCAATTATATTTGGACATACCATTGGCTTTATCATGTCGGCAATTATTTGGGGTTCCAGCCTCGGAGGTATCCTTTTATTAATTCAAGTTGCTGCTTCAAAGCAAGTATCTCCGAAATATGTCTCAATGGCAATTAGTTTTATATCCGTTTTCTATGCAGTTGGTCAAATGATTGGACCAGGACTTGCAGGATGGATTATCGGGGAAAGTGGATATACAACAGCTTATGGATTAGGTGCTTTTGGTTTCTTTATGTGCATATGTTTGGGATTAAGGCTAAAAAGAGGGGATCTGGCAAACTCAGCGTATATAGAGAAGTGA
- a CDS encoding DinB family protein, with protein MFHVKDVLADQLLANANDPSWYIPFSDAVKDLSEREAFWKPNEECNSIAEIVQHLLYWNTTWQTRYKESNVNAVPAIGDNNKSFMLSDNQTFEELREKLLEKLLQWQSLINEDKVESDVIGFPVSAKWWEVLANVTTHNAYHIGQIIYIRKLQKSFDNE; from the coding sequence GTGTTCCATGTTAAAGACGTATTAGCAGATCAGTTATTAGCAAATGCGAATGATCCCAGTTGGTATATTCCATTTTCAGATGCAGTTAAGGATTTATCTGAGAGAGAAGCTTTCTGGAAACCGAATGAAGAGTGTAATAGTATAGCTGAAATTGTACAACATTTACTGTATTGGAATACGACGTGGCAAACTAGGTACAAAGAATCAAATGTTAATGCTGTGCCCGCTATTGGTGATAATAACAAAAGTTTTATGCTATCAGATAATCAAACATTTGAAGAGTTAAGAGAAAAACTATTAGAGAAACTGTTACAATGGCAAAGTCTCATAAATGAAGACAAGGTTGAAAGTGATGTAATTGGATTTCCTGTATCTGCGAAGTGGTGGGAAGTATTAGCTAATGTAACGACTCATAACGCGTATCACATTGGTCAAATTATTTACATTCGGAAATTACAGAAGAGTTTTGATAATGAATAA
- the acoA gene encoding acetoin:2,6-dichlorophenolindophenol oxidoreductase subunit alpha, with translation MLKTTESKGNEITKEQARWMYEKMLEIRKFEDKVHELFAQGVLPGFVHLYAGEEAVAVGVCAHLTDSDSITSTHRGHGHCIAKGCDLNGMMAELFGKATGLCKGKGGSMHIADLDKGMLGANGIVGGGFPLACGSALTAKYKGTKDVSVCFFGDGANNEGTFHEGVNLAAIWKLPVIFIAENNGYGEATTFEYASSCNSIADRAKAYNIPGVQVDGKDLLAVYKAAEEAVERARNGGGPTLIECMTYRNYGHFEGEAQTYKTAEEKEEHLNEKDAIVHFRKHLIHEALLTESELVDMEKAVDEAVQKSIEFSENSPYPEDEELLKDVYVSYK, from the coding sequence ATGTTAAAAACAACTGAAAGTAAAGGGAATGAAATTACGAAAGAACAAGCTCGTTGGATGTATGAAAAAATGTTAGAGATTCGTAAGTTTGAAGACAAGGTGCATGAATTGTTCGCGCAAGGCGTTCTGCCAGGTTTCGTTCATTTATACGCTGGTGAAGAAGCAGTAGCAGTTGGTGTATGTGCCCACTTAACAGATAGTGACAGTATTACAAGTACGCATAGAGGTCACGGCCATTGTATCGCAAAAGGTTGTGATTTAAATGGCATGATGGCCGAACTTTTTGGGAAAGCGACAGGGTTATGTAAAGGTAAAGGTGGTTCAATGCATATTGCCGATTTAGATAAAGGAATGCTTGGTGCAAATGGGATTGTAGGCGGAGGTTTTCCACTTGCTTGCGGTTCAGCATTAACAGCTAAATATAAAGGAACGAAAGATGTAAGTGTTTGCTTCTTCGGTGACGGAGCAAATAATGAAGGAACATTCCATGAAGGGGTTAATTTAGCAGCGATTTGGAAGTTACCAGTTATTTTTATCGCAGAAAATAACGGTTACGGTGAAGCAACAACATTTGAATATGCTTCTAGTTGTAACTCTATTGCTGATCGTGCAAAAGCATATAACATTCCGGGTGTTCAAGTAGATGGAAAAGATCTATTAGCAGTATATAAAGCGGCGGAAGAGGCTGTTGAGCGTGCACGTAATGGCGGTGGCCCAACTTTAATTGAATGCATGACATATCGTAATTACGGTCATTTTGAAGGAGAAGCACAAACGTATAAAACAGCGGAAGAAAAAGAAGAACATTTAAATGAAAAAGATGCGATTGTGCATTTCCGCAAGCATTTAATTCATGAAGCTTTATTAACGGAATCCGAACTTGTGGATATGGAAAAGGCAGTAGATGAAGCAGTACAAAAATCAATTGAATTTAGTGAAAACAGTCCATATCCAGAGGATGAAGAATTATTAAAAGATGTATACGTTTCTTACAAATAA
- the acoB gene encoding acetoin:2,6-dichlorophenolindophenol oxidoreductase subunit beta — MTRTVSMSTAINEAMKISMRRDENVILIGEDVAGGAQVDHLQDDEAWGGVLGVTKGLVQEFGRNRILDTPISEAGYMGAAMAAAATGLRPIAELMFNDFIGSCLDQVLNQGAKFRYMFGGKAKVPVTVRTMHGAGFSAAAQHSQSLYALFTSIPGIKVVVPSTPYDAKGLLLAAIEDDDPVIFFEDKTLYNMKGEVPEGHYTIPLGKADIKREGSDVTIVAIGKQVHTALAAAKQLSEKGLEVEVIDPRSLSPLDEDTILASVEKTNRLIVIDEANPRCSIATDIAAIVADKGFDLLDAPIKRITAPHTPVPFSPPLEKLYLPTPEKVIETVSEMIGDQSLLHV, encoded by the coding sequence ATGACTAGAACAGTAAGTATGTCAACTGCAATTAATGAAGCGATGAAAATATCAATGCGTCGTGATGAAAACGTAATTTTAATCGGAGAAGATGTTGCAGGCGGTGCACAAGTGGATCACTTGCAAGATGATGAAGCATGGGGCGGTGTACTCGGTGTTACGAAAGGACTTGTACAAGAATTTGGTCGAAATCGTATTTTAGATACTCCAATTTCAGAAGCGGGTTATATGGGAGCGGCGATGGCAGCTGCTGCAACAGGTTTACGTCCGATAGCTGAATTAATGTTTAATGATTTTATCGGTAGTTGTCTTGATCAAGTATTAAACCAAGGTGCAAAGTTCCGCTATATGTTCGGTGGAAAAGCGAAAGTGCCAGTTACAGTACGTACGATGCACGGTGCTGGATTTAGCGCAGCGGCACAGCATTCACAAAGTTTATATGCGTTATTTACGAGCATTCCAGGTATAAAAGTTGTCGTTCCTTCCACTCCTTATGACGCAAAAGGCTTATTATTAGCGGCAATTGAAGATGACGATCCAGTAATCTTCTTTGAAGATAAAACACTTTACAATATGAAAGGCGAAGTACCAGAAGGGCACTATACAATTCCTTTAGGAAAAGCAGATATTAAACGTGAAGGTTCTGATGTAACAATCGTTGCAATTGGAAAACAAGTTCATACAGCACTTGCAGCTGCAAAGCAATTATCGGAAAAAGGACTCGAAGTAGAAGTAATCGATCCACGTTCTTTATCACCGCTGGATGAAGATACGATTTTAGCATCTGTTGAAAAAACGAATCGCCTGATTGTTATTGACGAAGCAAATCCAAGATGTAGTATCGCAACAGATATTGCGGCAATTGTAGCGGATAAAGGATTCGATTTGTTAGATGCACCTATTAAACGAATTACAGCACCACATACACCAGTTCCGTTTTCGCCACCACTTGAAAAGTTATATTTACCAACGCCGGAGAAAGTAATTGAAACTGTATCAGAAATGATCGGAGACCAATCTTTATTACATGTGTAA
- a CDS encoding dihydrolipoamide acetyltransferase family protein: MAVEVVMPKLGMAMKEGIITSWNIKAGDNVEKGELIASINSEKIETEIEAPADGTVLDIAVSEDEGVPPGTVICYIGKPDEKVEVHENIHVVEEKASNPEPKKVQHPEPYAIDVTKQRVKISPVAKKIAKTENLDIRSLIGTGPGGRITKVDVLKALEERVAIPEVLEQEESKVIPITGMRKAIANRMHASLQNSAQLTLTMKVDVTDLVALHKEIAEVVQKRYDNKLTITDFVSRAVVLALREHKEMNSAYINDVIHQFEHVHLGMAVALEKGLVVPAIRFANNLSLVELSKEIKNVAQKARAGSLSSDDMQGTTFTISNLGSFGIEYFTPVLNTPETGILGVGAIEHVPVYKGKKLRKGSMLPLSLTFDHRVLDGAPAAAFLRTIKRYLEEPVTILL; this comes from the coding sequence ATGGCTGTAGAAGTTGTAATGCCGAAGTTAGGTATGGCGATGAAAGAAGGTATTATTACGAGCTGGAATATTAAAGCAGGTGATAATGTAGAAAAAGGTGAACTAATTGCTAGTATTAACTCGGAAAAAATCGAAACTGAAATAGAAGCACCAGCTGATGGAACTGTTCTTGATATAGCTGTAAGTGAAGATGAGGGAGTGCCGCCGGGTACTGTAATTTGCTACATCGGTAAACCGGACGAAAAAGTAGAAGTTCATGAAAACATACATGTTGTAGAAGAAAAAGCATCTAATCCAGAACCTAAAAAGGTACAACATCCAGAACCATATGCGATAGATGTGACGAAGCAAAGAGTTAAAATATCTCCAGTAGCAAAGAAAATTGCAAAAACTGAAAATCTCGATATTAGATCATTAATTGGTACAGGACCTGGCGGAAGAATTACAAAGGTAGATGTATTAAAGGCGCTTGAAGAAAGAGTAGCAATTCCAGAAGTACTTGAACAAGAAGAAAGTAAAGTCATTCCTATTACTGGTATGCGAAAAGCAATTGCGAACCGTATGCATGCAAGCTTACAAAATAGTGCGCAATTAACATTAACGATGAAAGTAGATGTTACAGATTTAGTTGCTTTACATAAAGAAATAGCGGAAGTTGTACAAAAACGATACGATAACAAACTAACTATTACTGATTTCGTTTCTCGTGCTGTTGTATTAGCGCTAAGAGAGCATAAAGAAATGAACAGCGCGTATATAAATGATGTCATTCATCAATTTGAACATGTTCATTTAGGTATGGCGGTCGCGTTAGAAAAAGGATTAGTCGTTCCAGCTATTCGCTTTGCTAATAATCTATCTTTAGTAGAGTTATCTAAAGAGATTAAAAATGTGGCACAAAAGGCACGAGCAGGCAGTTTAAGTAGTGATGATATGCAAGGGACAACATTTACAATTAGTAATTTAGGTAGCTTCGGTATTGAATATTTTACGCCAGTATTAAATACACCTGAAACTGGTATTTTAGGTGTAGGTGCAATTGAACATGTTCCTGTATATAAAGGGAAAAAATTAAGAAAAGGAAGTATGTTACCTTTAAGTTTAACATTCGATCATCGTGTACTAGACGGTGCACCAGCAGCTGCATTTTTACGCACAATTAAACGTTATTTAGAAGAACCTGTAACAATTCTTTTATAA
- the lpdA gene encoding dihydrolipoyl dehydrogenase encodes MSNLVVIGGGPAGYVAAITAAQNGKDVTLIDEADLGGTCLNVGCMPTKSLLESAEVYDIVNHANRFGVLVDKQNISIDWKQIQTRKSQIVTQLVQGIQYLMKKNKIKVIQGKAKFETDHRVRVTHGDKEDVVVGDQFIIAAGSEPTELPFAPFDGKWILNSSHAMSLENIPKSLLIVGGGVIGCEFASIYSRLGTKVTIVEMASQLLPGEDEDIAQILREKLENDGVKIFTGAALKGLNNYKKQASFEYEGSIQEANPESILVSVGRKPRVQELALEKAGIQFSNKGISVNEHMQTNRSHIYAAGDVIGGIQLAHVAFHEGTTAALHASGEDVKVNYHAVPRCIYTAPEIASVGLTEKGAREQYGDILIGEFAFTANGKALIIGEQTGKVKVIVEPKYQEIVGISIIGPRATELIGQGTVMIHTEVTADIMRDYIAAHPTLSEAIHEALLQAVGHAVHA; translated from the coding sequence ATGAGTAATTTAGTTGTTATTGGGGGCGGACCTGCTGGTTATGTAGCGGCAATTACCGCGGCTCAAAATGGAAAAGATGTCACTCTTATTGATGAAGCTGATCTTGGCGGGACTTGTTTAAATGTCGGTTGTATGCCTACGAAATCATTGTTAGAAAGTGCGGAAGTATACGATATTGTTAATCATGCGAATCGTTTTGGAGTATTAGTAGATAAGCAGAATATATCAATTGATTGGAAACAAATACAGACGAGAAAATCACAAATTGTTACGCAACTCGTACAAGGTATACAATATTTAATGAAGAAAAATAAAATAAAAGTTATACAAGGTAAAGCGAAATTTGAAACGGATCACCGTGTGCGAGTTACACATGGTGATAAAGAAGATGTAGTAGTTGGAGACCAGTTTATTATAGCGGCAGGATCAGAACCAACTGAATTACCTTTTGCTCCATTTGATGGGAAGTGGATTTTAAATAGTAGTCATGCAATGTCCCTAGAAAATATACCAAAATCATTATTAATCGTTGGTGGTGGTGTAATAGGTTGCGAGTTTGCAAGCATTTATAGTCGTCTTGGAACAAAAGTTACGATTGTTGAAATGGCATCGCAATTATTACCTGGTGAAGATGAAGATATCGCACAAATTTTAAGGGAGAAACTAGAAAATGATGGCGTAAAAATATTTACAGGAGCGGCTTTAAAAGGATTAAATAATTATAAGAAGCAGGCTTCATTTGAATATGAAGGAAGTATCCAAGAAGCCAACCCGGAATCCATTCTCGTTTCTGTAGGTCGAAAACCACGTGTACAAGAATTAGCTTTAGAAAAAGCAGGCATTCAATTTTCAAATAAAGGAATTTCTGTGAATGAACATATGCAAACAAATAGATCACATATTTACGCAGCGGGTGATGTGATTGGTGGAATACAGCTTGCTCACGTTGCCTTCCATGAAGGAACGACAGCGGCATTACACGCGAGCGGAGAAGATGTGAAAGTAAACTATCATGCTGTACCTCGCTGTATTTATACAGCTCCAGAAATTGCTAGTGTCGGTTTAACAGAAAAAGGAGCAAGAGAGCAATACGGTGACATCCTCATCGGAGAATTCGCATTTACAGCGAACGGAAAAGCGCTTATTATTGGAGAACAAACGGGGAAAGTAAAAGTTATTGTGGAACCTAAATATCAAGAAATTGTAGGGATTTCTATTATCGGTCCTCGTGCAACCGAACTAATCGGACAAGGAACGGTGATGATTCATACAGAAGTAACCGCTGATATAATGAGAGATTATATTGCAGCACATCCAACTTTATCTGAAGCGATTCATGAGGCATTATTGCAGGCAGTAGGACATGCTGTACATGCTTGA
- a CDS encoding Rrf2 family transcriptional regulator: protein MKYSKATNYALHTMLFLAEATPNKLVSVHQLAEMQKVSPTYLSKILTKLTKEGMIHSSSGPKGGYSLSSNWEDISFLDIIHAIEGKTSLFECCLHQEPGCLINEVMLAAEEKMEEELRNQKIVDLAKKINVDF from the coding sequence ATGAAATATTCTAAAGCTACAAATTACGCTCTTCACACAATGCTTTTTCTGGCAGAGGCTACGCCAAATAAGTTAGTTAGTGTTCATCAGTTAGCGGAAATGCAGAAAGTTTCACCAACATACTTGTCTAAAATACTAACTAAATTGACGAAGGAAGGCATGATTCATTCATCATCAGGACCTAAAGGTGGTTATTCACTTAGCAGTAATTGGGAAGATATCTCTTTTTTAGATATTATACATGCTATTGAAGGAAAAACATCATTGTTTGAATGCTGTTTACATCAGGAACCTGGATGTTTAATTAATGAAGTAATGCTTGCGGCAGAGGAAAAAATGGAAGAAGAGTTACGAAATCAAAAAATCGTAGATCTTGCGAAAAAAATAAATGTGGATTTTTAA
- a CDS encoding NAD(P)/FAD-dependent oxidoreductase, giving the protein MKCIDCAVIGAGPAGLNAGLVLGRARKQIALFDNKTNRNRVTQKSHGFITHDGIKPEEFKELGLNDLKKYPSIHYYEKTVLTITKQSTGLFEIMTLDHKKYLAERVLLATGIQEEFPSIPKVREFYGKSLFSCPYCDGWELKDQPLIIISENEDYTLHMTKLVYNWSTDLVIATNGNELSKPFMDELCNKNIRVITEPIRSLQGEEGYLKRVEFHSGLHIERAGGFIVPTFFRPNQFLEQLGCELQSNETFVIDDFGRTSEKNIYVAGETTTQGPSSLIIAASQGNKAAIAINSDITDERF; this is encoded by the coding sequence ATGAAATGTATTGACTGTGCAGTAATAGGTGCAGGTCCAGCAGGGCTTAATGCAGGTTTAGTTTTAGGGAGAGCTCGTAAACAAATAGCGTTATTTGATAATAAAACGAATAGGAATCGTGTAACGCAAAAGTCTCATGGATTTATTACACATGACGGGATTAAACCAGAAGAGTTTAAGGAATTAGGGTTAAATGATTTGAAGAAGTATCCATCGATTCATTATTATGAAAAAACAGTTTTAACGATAACGAAGCAATCGACTGGTTTATTTGAGATTATGACATTAGATCATAAAAAATATTTGGCGGAAAGAGTTTTATTAGCAACAGGTATACAGGAAGAATTTCCATCCATCCCTAAAGTACGGGAATTCTATGGAAAAAGTTTATTTAGTTGTCCGTATTGTGATGGATGGGAATTAAAAGACCAACCTCTTATTATTATTTCTGAAAACGAAGATTATACGTTGCATATGACAAAATTAGTTTATAACTGGTCTACGGATTTAGTAATCGCAACAAATGGTAATGAGTTAAGTAAGCCTTTCATGGATGAACTGTGTAATAAAAATATAAGAGTTATTACAGAGCCTATTCGTTCACTACAAGGTGAAGAGGGTTATTTAAAGCGAGTAGAGTTTCATTCAGGTTTGCACATTGAAAGAGCCGGTGGATTTATAGTACCTACTTTTTTTAGACCAAATCAATTTTTAGAACAACTTGGTTGTGAACTGCAAAGTAATGAAACTTTTGTAATAGATGATTTTGGTCGTACTTCAGAAAAAAATATTTACGTAGCAGGAGAAACAACGACTCAAGGTCCATCGTCGTTAATTATTGCTGCATCACAGGGAAATAAAGCGGCGATTGCTATTAATAGTGATATTACAGATGAGCGGTTCTAA
- a CDS encoding class I SAM-dependent methyltransferase, with translation MMNNMWDDRFKSDEYYYGEEPNTFIQEQAFRLANYNKVIAFAEGEGRNAVFLARKGHEVTAIDYSESGLEKTKKLAEKYDVNVHTKKVDLLTDSLPDNEFDAAIMVFGHFHADNQKMVLNKMIYTIRPGGLIMFEVYSKKQLNYGTGGPKDIDMLYDPIDILTWCEGHEVIHFFNGEQERIEGKGHTGLAHVIQVVIRKSI, from the coding sequence ATGATGAATAACATGTGGGATGATCGATTTAAGTCGGATGAATATTATTATGGGGAAGAACCTAATACGTTTATTCAAGAACAAGCATTTCGTTTAGCAAATTATAATAAAGTAATAGCTTTCGCAGAGGGAGAAGGTAGAAATGCTGTTTTTCTAGCAAGAAAAGGCCACGAAGTGACTGCTATTGACTACTCTGAGAGTGGATTAGAAAAAACAAAAAAGTTAGCCGAGAAGTATGACGTAAACGTGCATACAAAAAAGGTAGATTTATTAACTGATAGTTTGCCAGATAATGAATTCGATGCGGCAATTATGGTATTTGGACATTTTCATGCTGACAATCAAAAAATGGTATTGAATAAAATGATTTATACGATTAGGCCTGGTGGATTAATAATGTTTGAAGTTTATTCGAAAAAACAATTAAATTATGGTACTGGTGGGCCAAAAGATATTGATATGCTGTATGATCCAATTGATATTCTTACTTGGTGTGAAGGGCATGAGGTTATTCATTTCTTTAATGGAGAACAAGAGCGAATTGAAGGGAAAGGACATACTGGCTTAGCTCATGTTATTCAAGTTGTTATTAGAAAATCAATATAA
- a CDS encoding DeoR/GlpR family DNA-binding transcription regulator has protein sequence MFTEERREKILELLKRDGRVIAKDLAESFDMSIDSIRRDLSIMEKDGLLKRTHGGAVELTRVRNLAAEPSKRYRDSSIDEDAIAKVAVSYIQEGDSVFIGGASIHYAMLKYLPETSFTVITNALEIASKLREYKNIDTYLIGGKVKPSGNMTDTLASELISKFSIDLYFSTGGGISLNGISTATPEVAYFGKTVSKIARRNICLAPHTKLGIDCFIKGESLIEIDLIITDEGASKETIQQFEKQGKEIIIASIDLI, from the coding sequence ATGTTTACTGAAGAGCGTAGAGAGAAAATTTTAGAGTTACTTAAGAGAGATGGAAGAGTAATCGCAAAGGATCTTGCGGAAAGTTTTGATATGTCTATTGATTCTATAAGAAGAGATTTGTCTATTATGGAGAAGGATGGTTTATTAAAAAGAACGCACGGAGGTGCAGTTGAACTTACGCGAGTGAGAAACTTAGCTGCCGAACCATCGAAACGTTATCGTGATAGTTCAATAGATGAAGATGCGATTGCGAAAGTTGCTGTATCCTACATACAAGAAGGAGATTCCGTTTTTATTGGAGGGGCTTCCATTCATTATGCCATGTTAAAGTATTTACCTGAAACATCATTTACAGTTATTACGAATGCTTTAGAAATTGCTAGTAAGTTACGGGAATATAAGAACATTGATACGTACTTAATTGGTGGAAAAGTGAAACCATCAGGAAATATGACAGATACACTTGCCTCTGAATTGATAAGTAAATTCTCTATTGATCTTTATTTCTCTACAGGTGGCGGTATTTCATTGAATGGTATAAGTACTGCGACACCGGAAGTTGCTTATTTTGGAAAAACAGTAAGTAAAATTGCTAGAAGAAATATTTGTTTAGCTCCTCATACTAAACTTGGAATAGACTGCTTTATAAAAGGAGAGTCACTGATAGAAATTGACCTTATAATAACAGATGAAGGGGCTAGTAAAGAAACGATTCAACAATTTGAGAAACAAGGTAAAGAAATTATAATAGCGTCAATAGACCTCATTTAA
- a CDS encoding GNAT family N-acetyltransferase: MIIKGQEFHTNGLTYTVRSAVQTDAEQLSEIRVQIDGETENMDREAGEGFIDKIGFQKIIKTDSEEMKNLFLVAEVHNQIVGFSRCEGSKLKRLAHKVEFGVCILREFWGYGMGKSLLQQSIQWADENEVKKISLQVLEKNEKAIQLYKKLGLEVEGILKNDKKLSDGKYYNTVVMGRFTDTFHKRGEEVCFTEGNTM, from the coding sequence ATGATTATAAAAGGACAAGAGTTTCATACGAATGGATTAACTTATACAGTTCGTTCTGCAGTTCAAACGGATGCTGAGCAGTTATCGGAAATTAGAGTTCAGATCGATGGAGAAACTGAGAATATGGATAGAGAAGCTGGAGAGGGATTTATAGATAAGATAGGGTTTCAAAAAATAATAAAAACAGATAGTGAAGAGATGAAGAATCTCTTTTTAGTTGCAGAAGTGCACAATCAAATCGTTGGATTTTCAAGATGCGAAGGATCAAAGTTGAAGAGATTAGCCCATAAAGTAGAATTTGGTGTTTGTATTTTAAGAGAGTTTTGGGGATATGGAATGGGTAAGAGTCTATTGCAACAATCTATTCAGTGGGCTGATGAAAATGAAGTGAAAAAGATATCATTGCAAGTGTTAGAGAAAAATGAAAAAGCCATCCAACTTTATAAAAAATTAGGTTTGGAGGTAGAAGGTATTCTAAAAAATGATAAAAAACTGTCGGATGGTAAGTATTATAATACGGTAGTAATGGGAAGGTTTACTGATACTTTTCATAAAAGAGGTGAAGAAGTATGTTTTACAGAAGGAAATACTATGTAG